A portion of the Stigmatella aurantiaca DW4/3-1 genome contains these proteins:
- the yidC gene encoding membrane protein insertase YidC: MLPDDPLSPQSNDSQKRMLTALGVSFAAITIYMMFLAPTAPTAPEPGAADAGVAAGAADGGTLAVPAPPPGGGTPELAAGESPPEPEAPVRTLERTRQEAKYTFSSEGAGFTSAVLQGPKMREQQSLSVAEGYKELFGAELLPPPQMNLVQPVPGQPLPLSVSIEGTSPLPANARYQVQEAGEGTVVFTTRRGPWEVVKRVQWPNAGHELTYTVQVHNTSSQPLTGELRVHHNRAIDPNFEHAPSFFGGVGNQSRAACHVGEKLHKRVPEDEASETFSGPVHYFGIDQQYFLSMLYPLEAPREGHCVLTATPTVRQVAVGFPLTVGAGETVTVRFGGWFGPKDPDLLKPVPSQEVLSAAGMTAAAWDPTIEETVDFGIWAVICKLLLFFMKWFHAVTGNWGVAIILLTVLVKLVLLPLTYKSMVGMEAVKELQPKMEEIRKKFAEDRERMNMEVMKLYQQAKVNPLGGCLPLLIQMPVWIALFTALRNSFDIYWEPFFGPVWRDLTYKDPTYLLPLALGVSMIITQKMQPQMMDAAQARIMIWVMPIIFTLTLLQYPAGLSLYIFTNNLLSIGQQWGLRKWLDHQKKKRGGGGTPATAAATAGGKRK, from the coding sequence CGGCCATCACCATTTACATGATGTTCCTGGCGCCGACCGCGCCGACCGCCCCAGAGCCGGGCGCGGCGGATGCGGGGGTGGCCGCGGGGGCCGCCGATGGGGGGACGCTCGCCGTGCCTGCCCCCCCGCCGGGCGGTGGCACCCCGGAGCTGGCCGCCGGAGAGAGCCCGCCCGAGCCCGAGGCGCCCGTGCGCACCCTGGAGCGCACGCGCCAGGAGGCGAAGTACACCTTCTCGTCCGAGGGGGCTGGCTTCACCTCCGCGGTGCTCCAGGGCCCGAAGATGCGCGAGCAGCAGTCGCTGTCCGTGGCGGAGGGCTACAAGGAGCTCTTCGGCGCGGAGCTGCTCCCCCCGCCGCAGATGAACCTGGTGCAGCCGGTGCCGGGCCAGCCGTTGCCGCTGTCGGTCTCCATCGAGGGCACCTCGCCCCTGCCCGCCAATGCCCGCTACCAGGTGCAGGAGGCGGGCGAGGGCACGGTGGTGTTCACCACGCGCCGGGGCCCCTGGGAGGTGGTGAAGCGGGTGCAGTGGCCGAACGCGGGCCACGAGCTGACGTACACGGTGCAGGTGCACAACACCTCGTCCCAGCCGCTCACCGGCGAGCTCCGGGTGCACCACAACCGCGCCATCGACCCGAACTTCGAGCACGCCCCGTCCTTCTTTGGCGGCGTGGGCAACCAGAGCCGGGCGGCGTGCCACGTGGGCGAGAAACTGCACAAGCGGGTGCCGGAGGACGAGGCCTCGGAGACCTTCTCGGGGCCGGTGCACTACTTCGGCATCGACCAGCAGTACTTCCTGTCCATGCTCTACCCGCTGGAGGCGCCGCGCGAGGGGCACTGCGTGCTCACCGCCACGCCCACCGTGCGCCAGGTGGCCGTGGGCTTCCCGCTGACCGTGGGCGCGGGCGAGACGGTGACGGTGCGCTTCGGTGGCTGGTTCGGCCCCAAGGACCCCGACCTGCTCAAGCCCGTGCCCAGCCAGGAGGTGCTGAGCGCCGCGGGCATGACGGCCGCCGCGTGGGACCCCACCATCGAGGAGACGGTGGACTTCGGCATCTGGGCCGTCATCTGCAAGCTGCTCCTGTTCTTCATGAAGTGGTTCCACGCCGTCACCGGCAACTGGGGCGTGGCCATCATCCTGCTCACCGTGCTGGTGAAGCTCGTGCTCCTGCCCCTCACCTACAAGTCCATGGTGGGCATGGAGGCGGTGAAGGAGCTCCAGCCCAAGATGGAGGAGATCCGCAAGAAGTTCGCCGAGGACCGCGAGCGGATGAACATGGAGGTGATGAAGCTCTACCAGCAGGCCAAGGTGAACCCGCTGGGCGGCTGTCTGCCGCTGCTCATCCAGATGCCGGTGTGGATCGCCCTGTTCACCGCCCTGCGCAACAGCTTCGACATTTACTGGGAGCCCTTCTTCGGGCCGGTGTGGAGGGACCTCACCTACAAGGACCCGACCTACCTGCTGCCCCTGGCCCTGGGCGTGTCGATGATCATCACCCAGAAGATGCAGCCGCAGATGATGGATGCCGCCCAGGCGCGCATCATGATCTGGGTGATGCCCATCATCTTCACGCTGACGCTCTTGCAGTACCCCGCGGGCCTCTCGCTCTACATCTTCACCAACAACCTGCTCTCGATCGGCCAGCAGTGGGGCCTGCGCAAGTGGCTGGACCACCAGAAGAAGAAGCGGGGAGGTGGGGGAACCCCCGCCACGGCGGCGGCCACCGCGGGAGGCAAGCGCAAGTGA